Within the Marasmius oreades isolate 03SP1 chromosome 10, whole genome shotgun sequence genome, the region CAGTCGGACCAGTATATAAACTCTCAGTAACGTCTCTATCGACCATCTCAGGCTCCAATCGTCTCTTCTAATTCCTCAACTTACCAGCCCTCTAAATTCTCTTGAACAATGGCAGCCCTCATTCCCGCTCCAAAACCACCCACGAAGCTCGGTATCTATCGTGTTCTGTCATCTCGAGCTGGTGTTCGCGTCTCTCCACTATGCCTCGGTGCGATGAGCATCGGCGACAAGTGGCAGGATTTCATGGGATCGATGGACAAAGAATCCAGTTTCAAGCTGTTGGACGCGTATTTCGACATGGGAGGAAACTTTATCGATACGGCTAACAACTAGTCAGTTGGTTCTTCGATTGTTGTtggacttttttttttttactgacTTGTGTTATAATACAGTCAGGACGAGACCTCAGAAGAGTTCATCGGCGAATGGGCAGAAAAAAGAGGTATCCGAGACCAGCTCTTCATCGCTACCAAGGTACGTGGTAGTTCGTATGCCATCTGCCATTCAAGTCGAAGTTTCATGTGTTATATGCTACCTTTCCCCGCAGTATTCGACTATTTTCAAGAAAGCAGATCCGAAGGTCGCTCAAAAGGTTCACTACGCCGGGAATAACATAAAGAGCATGCACCTCAGTGTCAATGCGAGCTTGAAGAAGCTCCGCACCGACTATATCGATCTCCTCTACGTGCATTGGTGGGATTACGATACCTCGGTCGAGGAGATCATGGATGGACTGCACAATCTAGTCACTCAGGGCAAAGTACTCTACCTGGTAAGGGCTCAGTTTTTTTTGCGTATCATCTACAATAATCTGACTGAGCGTTTCAGGGCATCTCGGATACGCCCGCTTGGGTAGTCGCACAGGCTAACCAATACGCTCGAGACAACGGGAAAACGCCTTTCACCGTCTATCAAGGACAATGGAATATCATGCAGAGGGCTTTCGAAAGGGACATTATCCCCATGGCTCGATCTTTCGGTTAGTTTTCTAtaccttctttttcttctttccaatCTCGTCTAATTGGGTGTATTTGCAGGTATGGCACTAGCCCCGTGGAGTGTTCTCGCTGGCGGAAAACTCAGGTCTGACGCAGAAGagcaaagaaggaaagagagtGGTGAGGAGGGTAGGAAGAGATATGGTAGCTGGGAGAGGACGCCCGAAGAAGTGGCGATGAGTCATGCATTGGAGAAAGTCGCGCAGGAGCTTGGTGCAAAGAACATTACATCAGGTACGTCTCCCTTCTCACTTGCCCGCTGATAGTATGCTCAATTTGGTGGTTGATAGTTGCAATCGCATATGTGATGCAAAAGACGACGCACGTCTTCCCACTTATCGGTGGACGTAAAGTTGAACAATTGGAGCAAAACCTCGAGGCACTTGACATTACACTATCTCCGGAACAGATAAAATTCCTAGAGAGTCAGGTCCCCTTTGA harbors:
- a CDS encoding uncharacterized protein (antiSMASH:Cluster_10.3), which codes for MAALIPAPKPPTKLGIYRVLSSRAGVRVSPLCLGAMSIGDKWQDFMGSMDKESSFKLLDAYFDMGGNFIDTANNYQDETSEEFIGEWAEKRGIRDQLFIATKYSTIFKKADPKVAQKVHYAGNNIKSMHLSVNASLKKLRTDYIDLLYVHWWDYDTSVEEIMDGLHNLVTQGKVLYLGISDTPAWVVAQANQYARDNGKTPFTVYQGQWNIMQRAFERDIIPMARSFGMALAPWSVLAGGKLRSDAEEQRRKESGEEGRKRYGSWERTPEEVAMSHALEKVAQELGAKNITSVAIAYVMQKTTHVFPLIGGRKVEQLEQNLEALDITLSPEQIKFLESQVPFDIGYPTTRIGDGTEPSYLMNIACHYQKIPKAQPLPAPTL